In Planifilum fimeticola, the genomic window AATCCCGCTCCTGCTTATATCGGCATGAGGACGATATTCAATCCGTATTTGAACAGAACCCAGATAAGCGGAATCCCGATCAGCACCAGCAAGAAGCCCTTCCAAAGGGAGAATTCATGGGCCTCGGACAACGCACCGGCGACAATCACAATGGTCCAGACGATCAAGACCGCATCGAGAAGGATGAAAAAGAAATACGCCAGCAGGAGAAAAAAACTATAATCGATCCGGGGAGTCAGTTCCGACCAGGCTTCCTCCCGGAAAACGGCCAGCTGCATCAGCCAGAGAATCAGCTTGGCCACGCCCGGCACCATGGCTGCGGCCACGCCCAATTGCACATCCAGCCAGCGACCCGTACCGCGAAAAAGACGTCCGAGTCCGTAGAACAAGGCGCTGTAGATCATCCAGAACAGTGGACCCACTCCAACACCAATCAAAAGGGAAAAGAGCAGTAAATCCCGAAGAAGGAAAAAATCAGCCAAATTGCGGAAGGAAATCTGATCCATCGTAAAGCTGATTCCGTACACCAGCACAAGGGGAAGCAAATAGAACCACGGCAACCCCGCGTCCAGAATCCGACGGACCGCTCTGCGCGGAGAAAGCCAGACAGCGCCCATCAGCTTGAGGGTTTCCTGCCAACCTGTCACAGTAAATCTTCCTTTATCAATAAAAGTTTTCATTTACACGAAGAACAGCAGCACAAAACTGAGCACTACGGAAAAGACCACACTGCTTAAAAGGATGAGGGCGAAGGCCAACCAGGCGGAACACTCGTAGACTTCCGCCACACTCCTGGAAAGGGTGACCAGATACCATCCGCCGATGACCAGATCAACCAGATAAAACAGCACAATCAACAAGAGCAACCAAAGACTCGAATCCAAAACCGGCGTCCAGGGGGTAAAGACTTCCGAGCCGAACAAAACCAACTTGATCACCCAAAACGGCATCAAAGAGGCCAAGGGAACGAAGGAAAGGCCGACTGCTCTGCGCATGTCGCTCCACCGGCCCGGGAGTCCCAGGATCTGCCCGGTGAGTGTGAAAAGACCACTGAATAAATACCAGTAAAAGATCCCGACGAGCGGCCCAAACACCAGGGATAAAAGAATGATGTTTCCAAAAGCGATCTGGTCGCCCACGTTCTGGGCATCCGCATTGTCCAAGAACAATTTGATTCCCGCGAGAATGGCCAAGATCCAGAGCCATTTGCCGGAGCCGGCCTGCAAATACATCCGCACCGTTTCGCGGGGGTGCCTCCACATGGTAAACCATGGGTTTGGTATCTCTTGATAAAAAGAATTCATGGTCTTCCTCCAGCACTTCTATACTTGTATCCCAGGAAGTAAAAGGGTAAGATATTTACGTGTTTCCAGTTAAAATTTATCTTTCCTCTCAAACGGATTCAAGGGGAAAGCGCATGGAAATGAGAAAATTTAGGGGAACTTTTCTACTGGGACTATGGTCAGCTGTGGTATTAATTGCGTTGATAGCTCTCCGAAATTACGACTGGTATCCTGCCGTGGGAACAAGCATGAGCCCCACGATTCAGCCCGGTGACGTCCTGCTGGTGCAAAACGGCCATGAAGATTGGAAACGGGGAGAACTCGTTCTGTTCCAGACGGACGGAGAGGAGACGCTGTTTATCAAGCGAATTGTTGGGCTGCCGGGGGACCGAATCGAAGCAGTCCAAGGACGGCTCAGGGTCAACGGACAACCCTGGCCGGAAGGACCGCTGGCCGGCATCTCCATCCCCGATTTCCCGGCGCAACGGGTTCCGCCGGGGATGCTGTTTGTGTTGGGGGACAATCCGCCGGAAAGCGAAGACAGCCGGTCCTTTGGGCCTATATCTGAAGAAGCGGTCAAAGGCAACGTGAGGGCTATTCTTTATCCCTTTTCCAGGATGAAAGGGTTG contains:
- a CDS encoding YIP1 family protein produces the protein MTGWQETLKLMGAVWLSPRRAVRRILDAGLPWFYLLPLVLVYGISFTMDQISFRNLADFFLLRDLLLFSLLIGVGVGPLFWMIYSALFYGLGRLFRGTGRWLDVQLGVAAAMVPGVAKLILWLMQLAVFREEAWSELTPRIDYSFFLLLAYFFFILLDAVLIVWTIVIVAGALSEAHEFSLWKGFLLVLIGIPLIWVLFKYGLNIVLMPI
- a CDS encoding YIP1 family protein: MNSFYQEIPNPWFTMWRHPRETVRMYLQAGSGKWLWILAILAGIKLFLDNADAQNVGDQIAFGNIILLSLVFGPLVGIFYWYLFSGLFTLTGQILGLPGRWSDMRRAVGLSFVPLASLMPFWVIKLVLFGSEVFTPWTPVLDSSLWLLLLIVLFYLVDLVIGGWYLVTLSRSVAEVYECSAWLAFALILLSSVVFSVVLSFVLLFFV
- the lepB gene encoding signal peptidase I, with product MRKFRGTFLLGLWSAVVLIALIALRNYDWYPAVGTSMSPTIQPGDVLLVQNGHEDWKRGELVLFQTDGEETLFIKRIVGLPGDRIEAVQGRLRVNGQPWPEGPLAGISIPDFPAQRVPPGMLFVLGDNPPESEDSRSFGPISEEAVKGNVRAILYPFSRMKGL